Proteins encoded within one genomic window of Trichoderma asperellum chromosome 2, complete sequence:
- a CDS encoding uncharacterized protein (EggNog:ENOG41) has protein sequence MERLDLPQPESASSPLQCCCGSPDCVHLKKNCSILEAVEKDVHTAAQLGKALLARHEAYMADAERDRLRLNSRIERLQTDKQELEANNAAKSEENNQLLEQLEILNSTVLDSDAKIKSLEASLLSSQQAIRRLENAAARAAEADQHLKILEEEQDKLTGELRASKEEARSHAQRFKEAQRGILDMQDQLERMEREAILERQRHEEMMEKVDRQREVEKHLDAAAVRLKGAAVSKSITDHRQGSKIVGHFVRDLLQDNANLQLGIAELREMLISSNDEIQSLREQLVFHQPLADDSSPASTLKAELEPSLFENSKPPQEFHIHHHYHVAAKQDVRKPKKKRQGLLPGIFTPPATISSRSSSPGPWAQRRLISSPIAPVLSNGGGDTTPTTARSSAWHEFSTPSEMSSSLPTSPGIFDHSGAETDSLMSPTTSYDPMSPTWRASHRKRPSAASSSSFQSLSIIDIEPGMAGIQAQNPYRFSSGVIHEEDEDLPTNTSADLTNSDASKDISAADDDTNQSTDTTIEPAPEPSSRLRRIASHESIMSLSGGLDIHTLQIRPSQMSLRPPLQGGADAVVTGVIAQPTMSTSYSKRSDAALRDHFAGFQQLKRGSTPTSDISVSLSYASRIGTGGLGKWVGWRPWGGANTSEGQLKPEKEPPKVPKRAPGINQPGAVPGFEHWIAQQRRSAAATTTTGTLNRSALSESLRDSA, from the exons ATGGAGAGGCTCGATCTGCCCCAGCCCGAGTCGGCCTCATCGCCGCTGcagtgctgctgcggcaGTCCAGACTGCGTCCACCTCAAGAAGAACTGCTCCATTCTCGAAGCCGTTGAGAAGGATGTGCATACAGCTGCCCAGTTAGGCAag GCGCTACTCGCCAGGCACGAAGCCTACATGGCCGACGCAGAACGGGATAGACTACGGCTCAACTCTCGCATAGAACGCCTGCAGACCGACAAGCAGGAGCTGGAAGCTAACAATGCGGCCAAGAGCGAGGAGAACAACCAGCTCCTCGAGCAGCTCGAGATACTCAACAGCACCGTCCTCGACTCTGATGCCAAGATCAAAAGCTTAGAAGCAAGCCTCCTCTCATCACAGCAGGCCATTCGCCGCCTCGAGAATGCAGCAGCGCGAGCCGCCGAGGCAGACCAGCACCTCAAGATCctcgaggaggagcaggacaAGCTCACTGGAGAGCTCCGAGCTTCTAAGGAAGAAGCTCGCTCTCACGCGCAGCGGTTTAAAGAGGCACAACGGGGCATCCTCGACATGCAAGATCAGCTCGAGCGCATGGAGAGGGAGGCCATCCTGgagcgccagcgccatgaAGAGATGATGGAAAAGGTTGACCGACAGCGTGAAGTGGAGAAGCATcttgacgccgccgccgtgcGACTCAAGGGCGCTGCGGTCTCCAAATCAATCACCGATCACCGACAGGGGAGCAAAATTGTCGGTCACTTTGTCCGGGACCTGCTGCAGGACAATGCGAACCTCCAGTTGGGTATTGCTGAGCTTAGGGAAATGCTCATTAGCTCCAATGATGAGATTCAGTCACTGAGAGAGCAGCTCGTGTTTCACCAGCCTCTTGCTGATGACTCCAGCCCAGCCTCGACGCTCAAGGCGGAATTGGAGCCTTCTCTGTTTGAAAACTCAAAGCCCCCGCAAGAATTTCATATTCACCACCACTATCACGTTGCCGCCAAGCAAGATGTCcggaagcccaagaagaagcgccagGGCCTGTTGCCTGGCATTTTCACGCCTCCGGCTACAATCTCAAGTCGATCTTCCTCGCCAGGCCCATGGGCCCAGCGCCGCTTGATCTCATCCCCCATAGCCCCTGTTCTCTCCAATGGAGGCGGCGACACAACACCCACCACTGCCCGATCCTCAGCTTGGCACGAATTCTCCACACCATCCGAAATGTCCTCCTCACTCCCGACTTCACCCGGGATTTTCGACCACAGCGGCGCTGAAACAGATTCTCTCATGTCGCCTACAACAAGCTATGACCCCATGTCTCCTACCTGGCGTGCGTCGCACAGAAAACGACCCTCAGCGGCCTCATCCTCTAGCTTCCAATCCCTTTCAATCATCGACATAGAGCCAGGCATGGCCGGGATCCAGGCGCAAAATCCTTACCGCTTTAGCAGTGGCGTCATTCATGAAGAGGACGAAGACTTACCCACCAATACTTCTGCTGATTTGACCAACTCTGATGCCTCTAAGGACATATCCGCGGCAGATGATGACACGAACCAGTCAACAGATACAACTATCGAACCAGCACCAGAACCTAGCTCAAGACTACGCCGCATTGCCTCTCACGAATCCATCATGTCGCTGTCGGGCGGCCTTGACATCCACACACTTCAGATACGGCCGAGTCAAATGAGCTTGCGTCCCCCGCTCCAAGGTGGCGCCGATGCTGTTGTTACTGGGGTCATCGCTCAGCCGACCATGTCAACTAGCTACTCGAAGCGCAGCGATGCCGCCCTGCGTGATCACTTTGCCGGCTTCCAACAACTGAAGCGAGGCTCGACTCCTACGTCAGATATATCAGTCTCGTTGTCCTACGCATCGCGGATCGGTACTGGTGGCCTTGGGAAATGGGTTGGATGGCGGCCGTGGGGAGGAGCAAACACAAGCGAAGGCCAACTCAAGCCAGAAAAAGAACCACCCAAAGTACCTAAGAGGGCACCGGGCATCAATCAACCTGGCGCAGTCCCAGGATTTGAGCATTGGATAGCGCAGCAGCGGAGAAGCGCTGCAGCCACGACGACGACCGGGACCCTTAACCGCAGTGCACTATCGGAGAGCTTACGAGACTCTGCATAA